GAAGAGACAATTGTCCTTCAAATACGGTACAATATAGCAAGTACAGCATAGCAACACATATACAATATATAACAAGTAGTAgtataaagtaaataaatatttatttgtaaCAACTATTAAGAGCAACTCTTTTCATAGCTCGTGTGTGATTTTGTTCTAACAGACGTAGACCAGCTAATCACACTGACCGGAATGGTAATTCGAACCAGCAACACAATCCCCGAAATGCGAGAGGCATTTTTCAAGTGCATGGCATGTGATTTCACGACCAGTGTTGAAATCGACCGTGGTCGAATCGCTGAGCCGACTCTTTGTACCAACTGTAACACGAACCATTGCTTTGGTCTCATCCACAACCGATCCCAATTTACCGATAAACAAATGGTCAAACTTCAAGAATCACCTGGTAATCTCAGCATTTCAACTTCTTACCAGTTATTATTCGCACGTTTATTCAGACATTCAAAAAAGAATAGAATTTAGGAATTTCACTGTGCTTTGTGGTCTTAAGTGGGAGGGTGAAGAGTCAGCACAACACACAATTATACCCAACTAAGTAGGAGGAGAAACTACAGAAACATGACAAAAgtttttgatgaaatattaaaaTGTAGGATGTTTTAGTGCCTTACTAGTACaacttaatttttactggtaGTGGCTACCACCTAAGtcgcacagattgcaataagtagtAATTACATTGCAAGAATATTGCAATTCCATTGAGTGTGTGTATgctgcctagctcctatttgaaggggcctcattcattgaaacttattgcaatacaattgaaataagttgcaatttttcattgcactgcatattgcctatctttctgacacgtGGAGCTCATTATATTGATTGTTTAAAACCGGCATAAATTGATGAaatgatgtgaaaatattgcaatataattgaaaaaaattacaattttatttcaatatttttgttgcactgtgctacttgggcatGGTTTTTTATCTCCAGAACAAAGTTAAATTAGCGCTCCATAATTTCCTTCTATGGCAATAACCGTCGTTATCTCGAAAAAAAACTTCTTAGTTTATTTAATTTAGTCGGATTGAGAATTCTAACTGTGCACTGATGAAATCCTTTTAATTGTTTTGCAAATTTATGCCCAATAAAGAAAGTCTTTTACAACACtaattgaaaaactgaaaagtcctaataaaacaaagtatgacTACAAAGGTCCAAGTTTATGATCCAAACTTCTAGCCAAAGAGCGCTACATGTTTCAAAGTCTCCTAAAATGACGTAAAGTCTCCTAAAGTATTCAATGAGGAACATGCCATTTatgtgtgttgtttttttttcagggctgTGTGTTTACTCTAACTTTTAAACCGAATCAAACAGAGTACTGCAAAGTCCGCTAAACTAGAAGGTCAAGTTGAGGCATTAGCAAACACGCAATTTGCTTCAAAGTGCcaattttcatagattttttcgatttttccaaggcaaGAATGCCTCAATGAAGTGAGACTGCGCTGATGAGCAGAGATGGAACCAGAAGGCATATCTGGTATCACACTAACACAAAAGAAGAATATTTACTTGACTGACTAGACTCGAGagtaaagttcaaaaaaagtcTGACAAACTCaactcgaaaaattaaaaaaaaagaacagataAATTAAAAACTCGAAATTGGCTTAATTGGGAAATCTAAGGAAACTGGCTTTGCAcagccttaaatttttttatggactgagaaaattttttgtttgtttgttagaTGACATGCCTGCCGGACAGACTCCACACACAATTGTTCTTTATGCCCATAACGATCTGGTGGATGCTGTTCTACCCGGAGACAGAGTTTACGTCACTGGTATTTACCGCGCTATTCCTATCAAAGTGAACCCGCGCATGAGTAGTGTGCGTGCATCTACAAGACATACATCGATGTAGTCCACTTCAGGAAAATAGACAACAAGCGACTCTATGAACAAGAAGGGTAAGTTCCTTGTATGACAGACAGGTATAGATCTCATCACTTCAGGAGCTTTTTCAatagaatttaagttttttttactttaaatttgaCGGGGTATGACAAGGTAAGTCAAACGAAGGTACATATGCTCTTCCTGATCTTTTTGGCTGGAGCTCAGCTTTTGGCTCCTGCCACTAGAGTTGTGGCGGGAagtttaaatttcaacaattttgcagttttggcCAAAAACAAATATGACCACCTGCTGTcgataaaaatggaaaaaaaaaaaaacagccaaaATACTAAAAGCAAATGAAtgctcatttttaaagaatttgcttgaATTGAACTTATTCGTTTTAATCAACAGCAGACGGTTATATTTGTTTTTGGTCgttgaaattgttgaaattcaaacttTGCGCCACATCTCTAGTGGCGGAAGCCGCAAGCCAAGTCCTGGCCGGAGGGGTCGGGAAGAGCATACCTTCGTTTCTTTTACCTTGGGTGTATGAGGCATTTCAAAtgcaagaataatttttttttcccatcacaGTCGAAGTCCCTCAGTCAAATCGGAGGTTGCAAGTATTTGGATTGATCTTTTAGGGTGTGTTTTATTAATGCCCCTAGAATGTCCAGTAATCCCTGCTAATCAGTTGTCTCAGCTTTGGGTTAGTTGGCACTAAGGTCGCTTTTCCTGTGAATAGTCACAAATGAAGATGAAGTATGCGGCCTTAAAGAGGACTTGGAGagtaaatcgacggtgaaactaccaaaccacgtatctcgtttgcggtgtttaaaaatatacgctcacattttatttttttgaagtagaccaaatcaatatcattccttgaaattttcacggaattttctccgcacaaagaggaaaaatcacagaaattttcaagactggatgttaagtagtttttcatttaaaaaataaagtatgacaggaagtctgcgacgtcgcaaaccgagatacgtggtttggtagtttcaccgtcgaaatatcaATGGCTTCAAGCTCATTTAAACTGACCGCATGTTGAGATGAAGGAATTTTTCAGTTGCTTTTTAGGCAATGGTTTGTTTTTCAgcacttttaaaaattgctcatttcctGTTATGCTAGTGCCTTAGAAATGGTGTGAGGCCAGTTCCAGTTTTGGAAACTATCGGTGAGGACTGGATTTGCTGCGTAAAATTTTTCACTGtatctttacttttaaaaagagAAGTATCTGAttcaatatttggacgtattttctgccaaacggaactatgtgcattaggacgtgagccctgttatgcatatattctcatgggtctcagggctcatgtcttaatgcacatagttccgtttggcagaaatacgtccatttcatcttattatatttttgtATGATATCTGTAATCATTAATGTaagaatgaagaagaaaaaatcaacccaGGTGAATCATTTAATCAGtcaaactcttgaaaattttggtaaattaaATAATTGGACTTTTCTATCGTAACTCTTTtcaatgttaaaatttttttgtactAGGACAAGTTTACGCCTAACGCCAGAAAGAATTGAGTTGCTGAAGTCACTTTCGGAAAAGGCTGATGTCTACGATAGATTATCTCGAGCAATTGCACCATCCATCTTTGGCAACGAAGATATCAAAAAAGGAATCCTCCTTCAGCTTTTTGGTGGAACCAAGAAAAACTTCTCATCCGAAGGACGAGGCCATTTCAGGtgaatttaaattgttttatttttctaacctaaaacttaatttcaagattcaaattatttttcagtagATTGTGTACCGTATCGTTTACGCAACAATTAGGTTAGTCTGCATTTAAATTATGATCTAATTTTACACggaatttttgcatgaattgtAAGTggtatttctcttctttttattaactttcggtcatttttttcttacttctggctcaaaatttcaaaagttaagtaatttttgttgaactTTCAGTATGTGATAAGTTTTGATTACCTGTGACCGGTACTGCATACCCACTAAGTCTGTATGATCTGTTTCGAATCAAAACTACAGGCCAATCACAAGGTAGAATGTTAatcgttttaaaaattaattgtatCTTAATCAGTGGCTATTCTTACTACGTTATTCTCAATCATAAATTTTTGTTTCCAGAGCTGAAAACATAATTATTATAAACTTTAGTCGGAGACCCCTGGACACGAGAAAATCGCAATTACGTACCTTAACGTCTAATAACTAGGTGCTCCTTCCGGAGTCCAATACACAAGTGTTAAAGGTAACCACAGGCTGTTGGACCCAACCAGCGTACGACTTCACCAGGGACCAGCCCGAAAAGCAGGCAACTTGTCCTTCAAACGTAAGTGCTCATTTGATAAGATTCAGAAATGAATGTGCACATGAAATCAGGTATCAAGTTGCTATAAATTGACTAGTTTGAACTTACGAGTTTTTCAGTTTTACTATTTAGAATGAgcatatttatttaaaaaaaaaaaataataataataataataataataatcctTCAGAAAAGGATATGTACTTATCCAGGGTTGTTTGCAGTCAAGAAAAccgagaaaatcagggaatttctgaaACACCTACCGATCACTAAAATATCACTGATTATCCAACTGTTTACTCGTCTGGCCATTTTTAAGGCTTCTCATGCATATACCTGCTACTGAATGCCTTTGTCTATCATTTGGTCTTTAAACAAGGCAATTTTATCCGAAATTTAGcataaaatagtattttttaagatttaaaCAAAAGAGgtggaaattttgttttaagGTCAGGGGCTTGAACAATTTTGGAGTTAGGGAAAAGCAGAAATAGTCAGGGAAATACAGGGTATTTGAAGGtaaagaaattatggcaaccctgtatcCTAAGAGACTTGTGATTTACCCTGttgtttgaatttatttttccagaggagctTTGGTCCTGGCTGATAACGGAATCTGTTGCATTGATGAGTTCGACAAAATGGACGACTCAACTCGCAGTGTTCTCCACGAGGTGATGGAACAGCAAACGTTGAGTATAGCAAAGGCTGGCATTATCTGTCAGTTGAACGCTCGAACTTCGGTACTGGCAGCTGCCAACCCGTGTGAATCGCAATGGAACACCAACAAAACCATCATCGAAAACATTCAGCTTCCGCACACACTCTTGTCCAGGTTCGATCTCATCTTTCTACTCCTGGACCCGCAGAGTGATGTGTTCGACCGAAAGCTGGCACGCCATTTGGTGTCATTGTACTACCGCTCtcaagaagaggaagaagatgaaatGCTGGATCGGACAATTTTGCGCGATTACCTAGCATAcgcaaaggaaaatattcgtccACAGTTGACAGAAGAAGCATCACAATCACTGGTCCAAACGTATGTTGATATGCGCGCAGTCGGCAGTGGCAAAGGCCAGGTATCGGCCTACCCAAGACAACTCGAGTCACTCATTCGTTTATCTGAAGCTCACGCCAAGATGAGGTTAGTTCAGTAAGATTTTGATTTAACTGTATACCTTATACGTATGTCAAAGGAGAAATAATGAATTTCAGAATTGCACAACAGTGAGATTTTTAGCATGAACATCTCCCTTGCTTCTGCTATTGATAGTTCTATTTCAGAagtattctgcataaatttagTTTGAAAGTATACTAAGTTATCCATTTAGAATGTGTCCAGTCGAAGGTCGGGTAAATCATTGACTCTCTGTTAGTCTGACAGTAAGCCAAACTATTAGCAACGCACTGTTATGGACACCAGAGAGTGTTCTCTGTTAGAAagtcaaatcctgatttttcaacGTAATTTTAATACAATCCATCTCCTAAAAATTTGTCTTTATGTCTTGAGATCTATTTCCCTGCAAATGATCGTAGTTTTTTCATCGAATAAATGAAGGGTTACATCTCATCCATTTTTAggcatttaatttttatgaattgcAACAAGGATTTAATGACCATTTTAGTAAGCATcgaacatttttgtttttcaggttttctcaAAAAGTGGAGGTGGAAGATGTGCAAGAGGCATACCGACTCCATCGTGAAGCGCTGAAACAATCGGCTGTCGATCCAGCAACAGGGAAGATTGATATTGGCATCATTACGACAGGATACAGTATGTCTGCCCGCGAGCGGCGTACGGAGACAACACAGCTGCTTAAGAAACTGTTGTCAGGAAAGCCGAAAAGCGCAACGCTCAATTCCCAGAAGCTCTTCAAGGAGCTGAAGGACAGTGCTAGCTTCCGTATCACACCGGACATGTTTGAGGAAAGTTTGAAGGATTGCCAGGATGATAATCTTCTAGTGATTGTGAACAAAAGTACCATTCGTCTCTCATAGAAAAAGCAGAACAGTTAAAAATGTTGTGAAGCATGACAGTGAGAAGCTAAGGGTCAAattaattctaaaaatttttgCTTGACTTCTCTTAAAACAGGtttcagtttcaaagttttacaGTCAATGTATTTGTGCTCCAAGTTACTATTTTTAGAGTTGCATTACATTCCATTTTAATTCAAGATGTGTATCATCTTTGTTTTTAATTAGATTTACAGTTTTACGATTTTCGCAGAGGGTTTTAAACGAGAGGTGCGTATCAACTATCACCAACTAATGGTGAAAAACAGGAACATAAAAACTCGTGAATCAATTTAGTCAAACTGGCTATCAATGCTTTCCATAGGGCATAGTATTAATCATCTTTTGAAAAGTCCTATGCCTGTggaactaaaaaataaaaaaatgtattttagaaTTTTAGTAACATTATCTGATTATGTATAATTAGCACCATAATTTTAGTTATTATATTAGGTATCCAGGATTTTAATTGGCCAGCAATTTCATCTAGGTTTACATAAGTTCACCATCTTAATTTTAAATGCCCTGTAAGTTTTGCAACTTGGAAAGTCCCGGATGCTGTCAATCTACCAAAGGAAACCTTCCTTTGTCTGCTGAACCGTCAgctcaaaaattgtttcttaCTATCAAACTTAAATAAATTCAGTCAACTTTcccaatagactgatttagtggctataTCAATTTTGCAATATTCGACATATCAACCACAGTAATAGAACATAACTTGAGGTTATGAGGTTACGTGTCGATTGAAGAGTCACAGGGATTTGCGATCAAAGAGTATTGACATTGTTCATTGGAATCATCAAACATGGACGCACATGGAATAAcatagccactaaatcagtctattcaaaatttgctgttttctCCAGGCAAATCAAAATCGTATTTTTATCATTCACCCATTGTTGCTGTacataattatttatttttcaccgATTTCAACCCGAGAATAActgtatttgtattttatctCTCTGTTTTTTAACTTGGCATGTTCAATCATAAAGTTGAGTATCCTATCAATCTGTCTTTTATTTCTGCCTTgaatccaaaaaaataactatgACATTGAAAAAGTGTAAAAGAAGTTGACTTTTTTTGAAGCTTTTGTAAATTTACCAGAAATATTTATATTATGGAAATACTATGAATATTTGAAGGTTAAGAACCTTCATTTTAGGATTACTTCCTACCCCCTATCCTTCAAGGTTTAGCGTTTGAACCTGAGCTGGGTGCAAATGTCCTCGCAAAGTAACAGAGAGAAAACTGACAACATGCAATGCCTGAACATGGATGAaacatttcttattttttgaaatatcacGGAATCTCAAAGGCTCAAATctgatcaaatttgacaaacCTTCAGATGCATCGCTACgctcgaaaaaaattttgagagatcCGACCTTGTATACCTCTAAATCTCACGGGCTCAAGAgactgcttctttttttttaaaaaataagtagattatttttctcagtatGTATCTATCtttatttctaaaacaattACAAGCTGTACAATAAGCTGGGGCCAAATAACATCCAGCTACACGgatcaataaaaacaaatacAATTTACATACAATTGAGAGAAAGTCAAAATGCACTCATTGTcagacaaaataaacatcagacTGAAAACTAGTACTTAAATAAAGCATGCTTAAATATTACGCAGACTCCTTCCGCGCTGAATACAGCTTTAAGGATTAGAGAAGGAGAGTTGAACTGAGCTCAGATGGATAGCATTCAGCAGAAAGGCACTAAGTCCGTTGCGGTTTTTTCAAACGTGTTCATTATGTAAAGATAATTTAATGCATGTAATTGCACAATGATAAAACTTAAAG
The genomic region above belongs to Bemisia tabaci chromosome 8, PGI_BMITA_v3 and contains:
- the dpa gene encoding LOW QUALITY PROTEIN: DNA replication licensing factor MCM4 (The sequence of the model RefSeq protein was modified relative to this genomic sequence to represent the inferred CDS: inserted 1 base in 1 codon; deleted 2 bases in 1 codon; substituted 4 bases at 4 genomic stop codons), giving the protein MSSPARPGSRTPRRQEPAEEAPRTPRTPRTPRQQRNVEEEPRTPRTPRTPRQPARATPARAGPSTGTPRGTPGRFATPSKTPGKNVPGSGRPGSRSSRSDSSAFTPQRAQRQPNGGGMVIDASDSNPPSSSPAVRDRASSPLGYVGGMSEIDLSSPLNYGTPSSMGSIRTPRSGVRGTPIRLRPDIRTDKRIRQINIQPPGSGEPREASSQPSSEPDAAQEPGLVIWGTDVSVSRCKERFKLFVETFIEPNTDQDERLENMDDSQPLYIQKLEEVNFLEDPFLNLNCAHLESFDATLARQLICYPQEVIPILDMAINEMFFEKHPAAVLSHQIQIRPFNTHMTKDMRSLNPEDVDQLITLTGMVIRTSNTIPEMREAFFKCMACDFTTSVEIDRGRIAEPTLCTNCNTNHCFGLIHNRSQFTDKQMVKLQESPDDMPAGQTPHTIVLYAHNDLVDAVLPGDRVYVTGIYRAIPIKVNPRMSSVRXIYKTYIDVVHFRKIDNKRLYEQEGTSLRLTPERIELLKSLSEKADVYDRLSRAIAPSIFGNEDIKKGILLQLFGGTKKNFSSEGRGHFRXIXIVLFFXPKTXFQDSNYFSVDCVPYLQYTSVKGNQAVGPNQRTTSPGTSPKSRQLVLQTGALVLADNGICCIDEFDKMDDSTRSVLHEVMEQQTLSIAKAGIICQLNARTSVLAAANPCESQWNTNKTIIENIQLPHTLLSRFDLIFLLLDPQSDVFDRKLARHLVSLYYRSQEEEEDEMLDRTILRDYLAYAKENIRPQLTEEASQSLVQTYVDMRAVGSGKGQVSAYPRQLESLIRLSEAHAKMRFSQKVEVEDVQEAYRLHREALKQSAVDPATGKIDIGIITTGYSMSARERRTETTQLLKKLLSGKPKSATLNSQKLFKELKDSASFRITPDMFEESLKDCQDDNLLVIVNKSTIRLS